In Amycolatopsis jiangsuensis, the following proteins share a genomic window:
- the purU gene encoding formyltetrahydrofolate deformylase, whose product MTQHFTLTLHCPERAGLVHAVTTFLVGHGCDIVEHQQFDDDVHGQLFLRTEFTGGAELTEDELTREFAPVAGDFGMRFRFAAPATDRILVMVSKAGHCLNDLLFRWRSGGLGGQIALVVSNHEDLRPMAEAAGVAFEHVPLTPDTKPDAEQRLLDLVGEHGIDLVVLARYMQVLSDGLCQKLQGRAINIHHSFLPGFKGAKPYQQAYDRGVKYVGATAHYVTPELDEGPIIEQEVQRVDHSHSPRALATVGRDAEALALSRAVRWHCQRRVLLAGTRTVVFR is encoded by the coding sequence ATGACCCAGCACTTCACGCTCACGCTGCACTGTCCCGAACGCGCGGGTCTCGTGCACGCGGTCACCACGTTCCTCGTCGGGCACGGGTGCGACATCGTGGAGCACCAGCAGTTCGATGACGACGTGCACGGGCAGCTGTTCCTGCGCACCGAGTTCACCGGCGGAGCCGAGCTGACCGAGGACGAGCTGACCCGGGAGTTCGCGCCGGTCGCCGGAGATTTCGGCATGCGGTTCCGGTTCGCGGCGCCGGCCACCGACCGCATCCTGGTCATGGTGTCGAAGGCCGGCCACTGCCTCAACGACCTGCTGTTCCGCTGGCGCTCGGGCGGGCTCGGCGGGCAGATCGCGCTGGTGGTGTCCAACCACGAGGACCTGCGCCCGATGGCCGAGGCCGCCGGGGTGGCGTTCGAACACGTGCCGCTCACCCCGGACACCAAACCCGACGCCGAACAGCGGCTGCTGGACCTGGTGGGGGAGCACGGGATCGACCTGGTCGTGCTGGCCCGCTACATGCAGGTGCTCTCGGACGGGCTGTGCCAGAAGCTGCAGGGGCGGGCGATCAACATCCACCATTCGTTCCTGCCCGGTTTCAAGGGCGCGAAGCCGTACCAGCAGGCCTACGACCGCGGGGTGAAATACGTGGGCGCGACCGCGCACTACGTGACCCCGGAACTCGACGAGGGCCCGATCATCGAACAAGAGGTCCAGCGCGTGGACCACAGCCACTCGCCGCGGGCACTGGCCACGGTCGGCCGCGACGCCGAAGCGCTCGCGCTGTCGCGGGCGGTGCGCTGGCACTGCCAGCGGCGGGTCCTGCTGGCCGGCACGCGCACTGTGGTCTTTCGCTGA